The Parabacteroides timonensis sequence GTTGGCATACATTACACTGTGAAAGGGAAAGTGGTATTTATAAACTAAAAATAGAGGAGGATACAAATATGAACAAAAGAAAACCGGAAAGACAGAAAGTGCGAAAATCCCTCTTCCCGGAATTCGAAATCGAATCTTGAACATCGTTGGATTGACGAGTAAATCGTCTGGTTTTATTAATATTCAATTTTCAAATGTACAAATATATGAAATTAACTAATCTAATACCTATAAATAACAGAAAAAGCATCTCCAGATTGCTATTAGTAACGGCGTTGTCTTCTTGCAGCCTGTTCGGCTATGCGCAGCAACAGCAGGTAAAACTAACAGGAAATAATATAACCTTAAAAGCTGCTTTCAAGCAGATAGAGCAGCAAACAAAATTGTTTGTAGACTATAATACACAGGAAGTAAACGACTCACGCCTTGTCTCCCGTTTACCCAAGAATAGCAGTGTAAAAGAGGTGTTAAACCAGTTGCTGGAAGGAACCGGCTGCTCAGCCAGTTTTAGCAATGGGCATATCATTATTACGAAACAAGTAAAACAAGAAGGTAAGTTAAAGAGAGTATCAGGTGTTGTAAAAGATGAAAGAGGAGAGCCCATCATCGGTGCGAATATTGTTGTAAAAGGAACAACCAACGGTACGATAACCGATATGGACGGGAATTTCAGTTTCGAAACTCCGGAGAATGCCATATTGCTTATCTCTTATATCGGATATGCTCCGACAGAAATGAAACTGAAGGGGCAAAGTTCGTTTAATGTAATTTTAAAAGAAGATACGGAATTGCTGGATGAAGTGGTGGTGGTAGGATATGGAACAGTAAAGAAAGGCAATCTGACCACGTCAGTAACGTCGGTAAAATCTGAAACATTGCAAAACCGCCCGATTCAAACCGTTACGGATGCTCTTCAGGGAGAGGTGGCCGGTTTGAATATTACGAGTTCGGGACGTCCCGGAGAAGCCTCAAAGATGCAATTGCGTGGTGCAACATCATTAAACGAAAGCGGTTCCCCTTTGGTTTTGATTGATGGTGTGCCGGGTGAATTTAACTATTTGAATGTTGATGATATTGACAATGTTACAGTATTGAAGGATGCAGCTTCGGCTGCTATTTACGGTTCCAGGGCAGCCCATGGTGTCATATTGGTGACAACCAAGCGAGGAAAAACAGGCAAGCCAACCTTCCGCTACAATGGTTATGTAGGGATAAACACACCTACCGATATGCCCGAGACGTTGAGTTCGGCAGAATATGCAACAGTTCTTAATGAGGCTTACCGGAATATTGATAAATCGGCGGTTTACTCTACTGAGGATATCGCTAAATTTGCAAGTGGCGAGGATTTGAATCGTTACCCCAGCACCAACTGGCTGGATTTAATGTTTCAAAATAGTATTTCCACACGCCATTCTATTACGGCATCAGGTGGTAATGAAACTGTGAAATATCACCTGAGTGGTGGTCTTGACCATCAGACGGGCGTTATTCCGGAAATCTCTCAGAATGTTTTCAATGTGCGCTCTAATGTAGATGTAGCCATAACCAAGCGCTTCGGAATTTCTTTCGACTTCCGTTATATTCAGCGTAAGAAAGATGAGGTATTGGGGTTTAATGACATTATAAAGGACGTATATAAGATGAATCCTACCCAGGTGGCTTATTATACGGATGGAACGTATGGCTATAACTCCAGTTTGATTATTAATCCGATAGCTTATCTGAAGGAGCGCGGACATGGCTATCAAGATAAGCACGATGCCAGTGGCGTATTTAAGTTGGATTATGAAATATTGGACGGACTGAAGTTCTCCGGTATCGCCAATGTGAATTATGTATTTGATAATACCTCTTCCCGTGCCAGAAAAATCTATTTTACTGAATACTTTACACAAAAGCAATATGAGAATGGCGTTAATTCTCTGAAAGAAGAGCGAGATTTCCGGCAATATTATAATCTGCAGGCATTGCTAAATTATAAGAAGAAGTTTAAGGAACATAATTTCGATATATTGGCAGGCTTTCAGTCGGAAAGTGAAAGTAAGAATAATGTAGATGCTTTCCGAGATGGCTTTCCGACAGATTTGATTTATGTGCTGGATGCAGGCTCAAAAGATGCATGGTCGAACGAAGGGACAGCAGAGCATTGGAGCATTGCTTCGGTGATAGGTAGAATCAATTATGATTATGCGGGAAAGTATATGTTGTCTGCCAGTTTCCGTTCTGACGGCTCTTCTAATTTTGCCAAAGGTCACCGCTGGTCTACCTTCCCGACAGTCTCTGCCGCCTGGCGTGTGACGGGAGAATCGTTTATGAAGAATACAACACATATTCTGGATGATTTAAAGATCCGTGCTTCCTGGGGTATGGCCGGTGCCTCTTCCGGACTGACTGATAAGGATACAGGCATGAGTCTTTATCCCAGTTATACAACTATAACGATGGGCAATGTTGTTTTAAATGGTCTTTATAGTCAAAGTGCTTATTTGAAATCGTTGGGTAATACTAATTTGAATTGGGAGAAAACCTATATGTTTGATATTGGTTTGGATGCTCAGTTTCTTGGCAATCGTTTGAGTGTCGTTGCTGATTATTACTCTAAAGATACTCGTGCCATTCTGATAGAAATGCCTGTTCCAATGGAGTATGGTTTAGGAAAACCTAAAATGAATATAGGAAAAGTCTCCAATCGTGGTTGGGAATTGGAAGTAGGCTGGACCGATCAGATAAAAGATTTCCGGTATAGTATTCGTGCAAATGTGTCTGATAATAAGAATGAAGTAAAGGATATTGGTGGTTCGAATGCCTGGATTAGTGATAACACCTATACCAATGTTGGTTATCCTATCAAATCAATTTATGGTTACGAGGCTATGGGATTATTCCAGTCGGAGGAAGAAATAGCAAATGCTCCTTTCCAAAATGTAAAAAATAAACCAGGTGATGTACGCTATGTAGATCAGAATAAAGACAATAAGATTGATGGAGAAGACAGGGTTATTATTGGAGACCCGAATCCACATTACTTATTCGGACTGCGCCTGAGTGGTGAATACAAAGGTTTTGATTTATCAATGTTTTTTCAGGGTATTGGGAAAAAGGATTATATCATGACTGGTCCTGGTGTGCGTCCTTTTAATGATAGTCCACTTATGAAACAGCATATGGATTATTGGTCTGAGACGAATAGGGATGCTGCTTATCCCAGAGTGCAACCGAATGCAGAGGGTAATTTTAATTATGAACATTCTGATTTCTGGAAAATCAATGGAGGTTATCTCCGCTTGAAGAACCTGCAGTTAGGATATAAGCTTCCACAAACAGCACTGTCAGCAGTAGGATTAAGATATATGCGTGTATTTTTCTCTGCTACAAATCTGTTTACGATTGATAATTTTGTGCCAGGCTATGACCCGGAAACGGAGAATGCATTTACTTATCCGTTGGCAAAAACATATTCTTTCGGTTTGAATGTTGAATTTTAAAACAAAGATGGTATGAAAAAAATAATAAAATATGCATTATTTGTATGCTTGGTTTGTAATGGAATTAGTTGTAATTCGTTTTTAGATATGCCGCCTTTGCATGAAATATCAGATGAGAACTGGTGGCAGGATGCCAGTCAGGCTCAAATGATGGTAGACAATTGTTATACATTTTTACCTGATCATGAGATTGTCCCTTACCGGGATGGCTATTCGGATAATGCTATCTGGCGTGCCCAAAATGCAATGGGAGATGGCTCATTGACGGCTACTTCTGATAATGTAAAGAATGAATGGAAATATGCAGATATCGCTCAACTGAATTATGTATTGGAAGGTCTTGAGAAATCAAAAGAGAATTTTTCTGAAGACGTCTATTCTCACATGACGGCAGAGGTTCGTTTTATTCGGGCATTTCTTTATTATGATATGATGTTCTACTTTGGCGATATTCCTTTGGTGACAAAATTATTAACAGTAGAGGAATCGAAGCAAACCGGACGTACTCCAAGAGCAGAGGTTCTAAGCTTTATAATGCAGGAGTTGAAAGAAGCGTTAATTGATATTCAAAAAAATCCAACAGAAGATACAGGACGTGTGAATGAAATGGTGGTCCGTTCTTTTTTAGCTCGTGTTTGTCTGTATGAGAAAGATTATGAATCAGTGTTGGAACATACTTCCGCTGTTATGAAAAGTGGAAAATATGCTTTATATCCTTCTTATGAAGATTTATTCAGACCGCAGGCGGATGGAAATAACAAGGAAGTTATATTTGAATTTCAATATTCAAATCCATTGAAACTACACGATTTGAATCGTAATTTATCGGCAGGTGCATCGCCTTATGCCGGTTGGGGGCGTGTAATGCCCCTGGAAAATATGGTGGATGAATATGAATGCATTGAAGGACATCCTTTTGCCGACTGTAAATCTTTGGGCTGTAAGCATGCTGAAGCAAGAGAAGCCATAGAGACAGAAGGACTGTATGGCGAATATGAATTCAGAGACCCTCGTTTGAAATCGACCGTAGTTACTCCAGGCTGGGAATGGAAGAAAAATGGTGTAACCACTTTTGTATTCGACCCGGCTGATAAAAACGGCTTGGATTATATAAAAAACAAACCTTGGAGTACTGGTTATGTGATTACCAAATGGGTGGATATGACAGGTGAGAATGCAGACCGTGTAAAAGCGTATAAAAATATAACTTTGTTGCGTTATGCCGATGTATTGCTGATGAGGGCCGAGGCTTTGATTGAACTGAATAAAGATTTGCAGGAGGCTGGAGCTTTGATTAATCAGATTAGAGATAGAGCAGGAATGCCTCATATCGACATGGCAGGACAGACAGAGATGCGAAAAAAACTTCGCCACGAACGTCGCATAGAATTAGCTTACGAAGGCTTGCGTTACTATGATATTGTTCGTTGGAGAATTTGCGACCAGGTGAAGAGTGGAGATATGTATGGTTTTGCCATAAGAAATGAAGAAACAGGCAAGAGAGAGAATATCTTCATGGAAAAACGTGTTTGGAAAGACCACATGTATGTGTGGCCTATCCCACAGGATGCACGCGACTTGAATCCGAGTTTAGGACAAAATACTGGATGGTAACTTATTAAAATAAAAAAGATGAAAAGACTTGTATTGTTGATACAGCTTGTGATGTTGTTTGTGCCGTCAAAATATCTGACGGCACAGACAAGAAATTGGGACATTCCTCCCTATGCAGAAGATTATGCTTTTATCACAAATGATGGAGCGTGGTGCTGGTTTTCAGACCCGAGAGCCATTTATGTTGATAACAAAATGTTTGGCGGCTTCGTGGACAAGGAGGGAAGTATCTGGGCTTTTAGTTATAATCCGGATACCCAGGAGAAGGAACAGTTTAAACTAAGTGACAAATTCGACTACGATGACCATGCAAATCCATCTATCATGGCTTTGCCTGACAAGCGATTGGTTTTATATTTCTCAGCTCATGGAGGCACCAAAAATTCTCCGATATATTATGCTATTACGGAAAAGCCGGCAGACATTCGCTCCTGGGGCAAACTGCAGAATATTGACCCGCAAATGCCAGGCTCATTAGGAGTCTGTTATACAAATGCAGCTATGCTGTCTGAAGAAAGCAATCGTACTTATTTGTTTTTCAGAGGGCGTAATTTTAAACCTACTTTCGTTTTTACCGATGATTTTAAGAAATGGAGTAATCCGGTAACGATTGTTGTTAATGATACTATCTATGGGGAGCAGGGACGTCCTTATATGAAAGTAACGACCAACCATAAAAACAAAATCTTTTTTGCCTTTACAGATGCGCATCCGCGCGATAGAGCTACTAATTCCATCTATTTTATGATGTATAAGAATGGCAAGTTATGCAAGGCGAATGGAGAGGTTATATCAGAAAGTTTTGATAAGCCGGTAATGCCTAGCCAGACCGATAAAGTGTATGATGCAACTAAAACATTTGATAAAGCTTGGATATGGGATGTAGCGTTTGATAAAGAGGAAAATCCAGTTTTGGTATATGCTCGTTTCTCTCATGGCCGGAGTATTCATTCTTATTGGTATGCTCGCTGGACAGGTTCTGAATGGAAAAACTACAAGATAACTGATGCGGCTCAATGCTTTATGCGTAACGACTACAATAATAAGAATTATCTGGAAACGGAAGAAAACTATTCGGGAGGCGTTTATCTGGATCATGAGAACCCGTCTGTTGTTTATACTTCACGGCCTATTAATAATGTGTTTGAAATTGAGAAATGGACGTTTACCGGAAACGACAAAGACTCTTGGATTTCCGAACCGCTGACAAAAGATTCCGAACGGGATAATATCCGTCCTTTCGTTGTTCGCAATCATTCGGGAAATCAGCCTTCTGTGTTGTGGATGTATAATTATAAATATCCGGGCTTCCGGGCTTATGATTGTGCGATTAGAGTAAATCAAAAGGCGAAAGGGTTTGATAATAGTTTGAATAAAGAAGCTATTAAAACAGTTGCAACCCAAGTGGCAGACTGGCAGGTTCGTGATTACCAGACGGCTCCTTTCAGTAGCAATGTGGCACGTGGCTGGCGTAATGGTGTGTTATATAACGGTATGTTCGACTGGGCTGAGTTGAGCGGTGATAATAAGTACTTCAAATATTTGGAAGGAGTCTTCAATAAAGAATACTGGCAGGTTGGAAACCGGATGTATAATGCCGATGATATTTGTGTTGCCCAGGCTTATTTGGATATGTATGTCAGATTTAAGAAAGAAAATATGCTGACTCCAACATTGGCACGGGCTGAATGGGTAATCGAACATCAGCCGACAGGAAACATTGATATCACGAAAGGACATAGCGACCGCTGGTGGTGGTGCGATGCCTTATTCATGGCTCCGGCTGTCTATTCCCGTCTGTATGCTATTACGGGAAATGCAGACTTTATGAAATTTGCGGATAAAGAGTTTAAGGCCACTTATGAACATCTGTATGATAAAGAGGAAAAGCTGTTTTTCCGTGATGGCAATTATCTGGATAAACGGGAAGCCAATGGCGAAAAGGTATTCTGGGGACGTGGCAATGGTTGGGTCATGGGAGGATTGGCCGAGATACTGAAAACATTGCCTGAGAAAGATAAAAAATATCGTCCGTACTATTTGAATTTGTTCCGTGAAATGAGTCGCCGTGTTGCTGAATTGCAGTGCGAAGATGGTTTCTGGCGTGCAAGTATGTTGGATACTGAAACTTATACAGATCCAGAGACTAGTAGTACGGGGCTGTTTGTTTATGCTTTGACTTATGGTGTTAATCAGGGATATCTTTCGAAAGAAGAGTATTTGCCCGTAATTCTCAAGGGTTGGGAGGCTCTTGTTGCATCTGTCGATACAGAGGGAAAAGTCTGTTGGGTTCAACCTGTCGGGCAAGATCCCAAGCGAATAGAAAAAAGAATGACTCAGGTTTATGGAACCGGGGGATTCTTAATGGCTGCTTGCGAGATTTATAAATTGACCGAGAAAATGAAATAATGCAATATGATGAGAGGTTTCGGCTGTTTTTTATTGTGATTTTATTAAGCATATTCTGTATTCAGAAAAAAGTTAGGACAAAGGAGGTAAGTTTCTTGTCATACTTTGTGGTTCCTATTTCTTCAGCAAGATGGGAACGTTCGTCTCCTCACGGTATATTTTCTGAAGTTATGAGAGATATACTGGGACAAAATAATAAATATACTGTAAATGGTTCTGTGAAATTAAACGATTTCAAGGCTTGTCTGGTAAATATTAGATTTTAGGGAAAATACAGAGCATTTTATTCGTCCGGCCTCTCATCATGCATTTACTTTAACATTTTGTTTGAAATTAGATATCTATTATTTTTGTTTCGAAAGGAAATGGCAGGAAAGATAAAATATAGGTGAATTATTGGTTGATGGATTTATTATGTATAGAATAAGAAATCATCTGTGAAAGCTATGAAGTGGGTTATATTCGAAATAAAGAATTGTTGTTTTATGAGAGAGTTCTGTTGGAAGAATTTATTCTGTTAAAATGCAAGATGAACCATCTCTTTCCTTGATAAATGAAAGAAAAAGCAAGATTTTTCTTTTAAATCCTTTGCTCATATAAATTATTGTTCTACATTTGCAGCGTCAAACAAATTAAAGACGATAAGAAAAGATGATGAACAATGTATTACATATTATTCTCGTGGTGGTCCTTCTAGTCATTAGTAGGTAAGGAGAAAGGTGTGTAAGAAGTTGTGAAGTCGTAAATGATATATTCTTAAGCCTTTCTCCATATAGAGAAGGGCTTTTTTATTGACTAAAAGATAAAAACAGATATGATGAAGAATCCGTTAAGAAGTTCATATAGCACAGAGGGTAGACGCATGGCGGGAGCCCGTGCTTTGTGGCGTGCCAACGGCATGAAAGAAGAACAGTTCGGCAAACCGATTATAGCCATCGTGAATTCATTTACCCAGTTTGTCCCGGGACATGTGCATTTGCACGAGATCGGACAACAAGTGAAAGCGGAGATTGAAAAACTCGGCTGCTTTGCCGCAGAATTTAATACGATTGCTATCGATGACGGTATCGCCATGGGACACGACGGAATGCTTTATTCTCTTCCTTCCCGCGACATTATTGCAGACAGCGTAGAATATATGGTGAATGCCCATAAGGCTGACGCGATGGTTTGTATCAGTAACTGCGACAAGATTACTCCGGGTATGCTGATGGCTGCGATGCGCTTGAATATCCCGACAATCTTTGTTTCCGGGGGACCGATGGAAGCCGGAAATCTGGACGGACGCGCACTCGACCTGATCGATGCGATGATCGAAGCTGCCGATGATTCTGTAAGCGATGAACAGGTTGAGAAGGTTGAACGTTCGGCTTGTCCGACCTGCGGATGTTGTTCCGGTATGTTTACTGCTAACTCGATGAACTGTCTGAATGAGGCGATCGGTCTGGCTCTTCCCGGTAACGGTACAGTAGTGGCAACGCATGCCAACCGTACGCGCCTGTTTAAGAAGGCTGCTAAAATGATCGTGGATAATGCGTTCAAATATTATCGTGACGGCGATGATTCTGTATTGCCCCGTAGTATTGCCACCCGTCAGGCATTCCTGAATGCGATGTCGCTCGATATTGCAATGGGAGGATCTACCAATACAGTCCTTCACTTATTGGCTGTTGCTCATGAAGCGGAAGCTGACTTCACCATGAAAGATATCGATATGCTTTCCCGTAAAACTCCTGTCATCTGTAAAGTGGCTCCAAGCTGCTCCTATCATGTGGAAGATGTGAACCGTGCTGGAGGTATCATGGGTATCATGAATGAATTGGTAAAAGCCGGCCTGGTGGATGATTCGGTGAAGCGTGTGGACGGACTGACCCTGGGGCAGGCGATCGACCAATATTGTATCACATCCGTAAATGTAACGGAAGAAGCAATCAATATTTACAAAAGTGCTCCGGCACACCGTTTCAACCTGGTGCTCGGTTCACAGGAAAGCTATTATAAGGAACTCGATACGGATCGTGCAAACGGTTGCATCCGTGATGTGGAACATGCTTATGTAAAAGACGGTGGTCTGGCTGTTCTCTACGGAAATATAGCGCAGGATGGTTGTGTTGTCAAGACAGCAGGGGTAGATGAAAGTATCTTCCGTTTTGCAGGTCCGGCAAAAGTTTTCGATTCGCAGGATGCCGCTTGCGAGGGCATCCTTAAAGACAAAGTCGTCTCCGGCGATGTCGTCGTTATCACCTATGAAGGTCCGAAGGGTGGACCGGGTATGCAGGAAATGTTGTATCCGACCTCTTATATAAAGAGTAAACACCTGGGAAAAGAATGTGCATTGATCACGGACGGACGCTTCAGCGGTGGAACATCAGGTTTGTCAATCGGACATATTTCTCCCGAAGCTGCTGCAGGCGGAGCGATTGGCTTAGTGAAAGACGGCGATATTATTGAAATTAATATTCCCGAGAGAACCATAAACGTAAAGGTAAGCGATGCCGAACTGGCAGAACGCCGCCAGGCAGAAGAAGCCCGCGGACCGAAAGCCTTTACACCTCCTTTCCGCCAGCGTACGGTATCGAAAGCACTGAAGGCATACGCCAAGATGGTTGCTTCGGCCGATAAAGGCGGTGTTAGAGTAATTGACAATTGACAGTGGACAATTGACAATTATAAAAAGTAAAAGACATAATAAGCAGGAAACATTAATAATAACATTCAATTGTCAATTCTCAATTGTCAATTGTCAATTAGAAAAGAGATGGATAAACAAAAGATAACCGGTTCGGAAGCTTTGCTGAAAGCGCTGATTGCTGAAGGAGTAGATACTATCTTCGGTTATCCGGGCGGGCAGGCAATTCCTATATACGATAGTTTATACGACTATAAAGATCAATTGAAACATGTTCTGGTACGCCACGAACAAGGTGCGACACATGCGGCTCAGGGATATGCCCGCGTTTCCGGTAAAGTGGGGGTAACGTTGGTTACTTCCGGACCAGGAGCAACAAATACCATTACCGGTATTGCCGATGCATTGATGGACAGTACGCCGATGGTTGTAATTGCCGGACAAGTTCCGTCTCCACTGCTAGGTACCGATGCTTTTCAGGAAGTCGACGTAATCGGTATTACACAACCAATCACTAAATGGGCCTATCAGATTCGTAAGCCGGAAGAAATAGCCTGGGCCGTATCCCGTGCTTTCTATATCGCATCGACGGGACGCCCCGGTCCGGTAGTACTTGACCTGGCCAAAGATGCACAAGTAGGTTTGGTGGATTATGAATACGAAAAGGTTGATTATATACGCAGCTATCAGCCGGAGCCGGATATCAAACAGGAACGTATTGAAGCCGCTGCCGCTCTGATCAATAGTGCAAAGAAACCATTCTGCCTGGTAGGCCAGGGTGTTATCCTGGGTGGGGCAGAAGAGGAATTGAAAGCCTTTTTGGAGAAAAACGATATACCTGCCGGTTCGACCGTGTTAGGATTGTCGGCACTTCCTTCCGACTTCCCCTTACATAAAGGTATGCTTGGTATGCATGGAAATGTGGGGCCCAACCGGAAGACAAACGAATGTGATGTGTTGATCGCTATCGGTATGCGTTTCGACGATCGTGTAACCGGCGATTTGAAGACCTACGCCAAGCAGGCAAAAATTATCCATCTGGATATCGACAACTCGGAAATCGGAAAGAATGTACCTGTTGATGTAAAGGTATTGGGAAATGCAAAACACACCATTCCGATGATCACCTCTTTATTGGAAGAACGGAAGCGTCCCGAATGGAATGCCGAGTTCGAGCCGGATGAAAAGGAAGAAGAAGAAAAAGTGATCCGTAAGGAACTTTTCCCTACCGAAGGTCAGTTGAAGATGGGAGAAGTAGTACGTAAAGTATCCGAAGCAACCGGCAATGATGCTATCCTGGTTACCGATGTAGGTCAAAACCAAATGATGGGTGTCCGTTACTTCAAATATAAGCAAACCCGTAGTGTGGTCACTTCAGGAGGTCTGGGTACGATGGGCTTCGGTCTTCCCGCTGCTATCGGAGCTAAACTGGGTGCTCCCGACCGTACGGTTTGTTTCTTTACCGGTGACGGTGGTATCCAGATGACTATCCAGGAACTGGGAACCATCATGCAGGAAGAACTGAATGTGAAGATCATCGTTCTTAATAATAATTTCCTCGGTATGGTACGCCAGTGGCAGGAATTGTTCTTCCAGGAACGTTATTCGAACACCATCATGAAAAATCCGGACTTTGTCGCGATAGCCAAGGCTTTCGGTATTGCTTCACGCGCTGTCGACAGCCGTGAAGAACTGGACGGTGCAATAGAAGAAATGCTTAACCATGACGGCGCTTACCTGTTGGTTGCCAACGTGGAAACCTGTGGAATGGTATATCCGATGGTTCCGGCCGGAGGAAGCGTTACGAATATGATTTTAGGTGCTAAGTAAGGAGGAACAATTATGAATACGAAAAAATTATATACCGTTATTATCTTTTCAGAAAACACAGTAGGTCTTCTGAACCAGATAACCGTTATCTTTACGCGCCGGCAACTGAACATTGAGACGCTTTCTGTTTCTCCTTCCGCCATAAAGGGAATACATAAGTTCACAATTACTACCTTTGCCGACGAGGATATGATCGATAAGGTCGTTAAACAGATCGACAAGCGTGTGGATATTCTGAAAGCCTATTATAATACGGATGAAGACCTGGTTTACCAGGAAATAGCTCTTTACAAACTGAGCACCGAACTCTTTATCAAGATGGGTACGGTAGAAGATCTGATCCGTAAGTATAATGCCCGCATCCTCGAAATGAACGAGAGCTGTGTCGTACTTGAAAAGAGTGGTCATTATGATGAAACGCAAGCCTTGTTCAAAGAACTGAGTGAGACGATCGGCGTGTTGCAATTCATCCGTTCCGGCCGTGTTGCGATTACGAAGAGTAAGGTAGAGCGCCTGAGCGATATGCTGTCCTCGATGGAAAAGAAGTTGCAGGATAAACATTAATACAAACAGAAGGACTTCGTCCCTTATAAAAAGAAGAGTATGGAGAAGAACAAAGTAGGAGAATTTCATTTCGTAACCGAGTCTTATCTGATGGACTTTCGGGGTCGCATCACTATTCCGATGATCGGAACTTATTTGCTGCACGCCGCTTCCTGTCATGCCGCCGACCGTGGCTTCGGTTATAACGACATGACCGAAAGGCATACCGCATGGGTGCTTTCCCGTCTGGCAATCGAAATGACTTCCTATCCGGCTATGTCCGAGTCCGTAACCTTATATACCTGGGTCGATGAAGTCGGAAAGTTATTTACCAGCCGTTGTTTCGAACTGGTGAATGGCGAAGGTAAAACATTCGGCTTTGCCCGTTCCATCTGGGCGGCTATCGATGTGGAAACCCGTCGTCCGACTTTGCTCGATGTAGAAGGGCTGAGTGCTTATGTCA is a genomic window containing:
- a CDS encoding TonB-dependent receptor; translated protein: MKLTNLIPINNRKSISRLLLVTALSSCSLFGYAQQQQVKLTGNNITLKAAFKQIEQQTKLFVDYNTQEVNDSRLVSRLPKNSSVKEVLNQLLEGTGCSASFSNGHIIITKQVKQEGKLKRVSGVVKDERGEPIIGANIVVKGTTNGTITDMDGNFSFETPENAILLISYIGYAPTEMKLKGQSSFNVILKEDTELLDEVVVVGYGTVKKGNLTTSVTSVKSETLQNRPIQTVTDALQGEVAGLNITSSGRPGEASKMQLRGATSLNESGSPLVLIDGVPGEFNYLNVDDIDNVTVLKDAASAAIYGSRAAHGVILVTTKRGKTGKPTFRYNGYVGINTPTDMPETLSSAEYATVLNEAYRNIDKSAVYSTEDIAKFASGEDLNRYPSTNWLDLMFQNSISTRHSITASGGNETVKYHLSGGLDHQTGVIPEISQNVFNVRSNVDVAITKRFGISFDFRYIQRKKDEVLGFNDIIKDVYKMNPTQVAYYTDGTYGYNSSLIINPIAYLKERGHGYQDKHDASGVFKLDYEILDGLKFSGIANVNYVFDNTSSRARKIYFTEYFTQKQYENGVNSLKEERDFRQYYNLQALLNYKKKFKEHNFDILAGFQSESESKNNVDAFRDGFPTDLIYVLDAGSKDAWSNEGTAEHWSIASVIGRINYDYAGKYMLSASFRSDGSSNFAKGHRWSTFPTVSAAWRVTGESFMKNTTHILDDLKIRASWGMAGASSGLTDKDTGMSLYPSYTTITMGNVVLNGLYSQSAYLKSLGNTNLNWEKTYMFDIGLDAQFLGNRLSVVADYYSKDTRAILIEMPVPMEYGLGKPKMNIGKVSNRGWELEVGWTDQIKDFRYSIRANVSDNKNEVKDIGGSNAWISDNTYTNVGYPIKSIYGYEAMGLFQSEEEIANAPFQNVKNKPGDVRYVDQNKDNKIDGEDRVIIGDPNPHYLFGLRLSGEYKGFDLSMFFQGIGKKDYIMTGPGVRPFNDSPLMKQHMDYWSETNRDAAYPRVQPNAEGNFNYEHSDFWKINGGYLRLKNLQLGYKLPQTALSAVGLRYMRVFFSATNLFTIDNFVPGYDPETENAFTYPLAKTYSFGLNVEF
- a CDS encoding RagB/SusD family nutrient uptake outer membrane protein, which translates into the protein MKKIIKYALFVCLVCNGISCNSFLDMPPLHEISDENWWQDASQAQMMVDNCYTFLPDHEIVPYRDGYSDNAIWRAQNAMGDGSLTATSDNVKNEWKYADIAQLNYVLEGLEKSKENFSEDVYSHMTAEVRFIRAFLYYDMMFYFGDIPLVTKLLTVEESKQTGRTPRAEVLSFIMQELKEALIDIQKNPTEDTGRVNEMVVRSFLARVCLYEKDYESVLEHTSAVMKSGKYALYPSYEDLFRPQADGNNKEVIFEFQYSNPLKLHDLNRNLSAGASPYAGWGRVMPLENMVDEYECIEGHPFADCKSLGCKHAEAREAIETEGLYGEYEFRDPRLKSTVVTPGWEWKKNGVTTFVFDPADKNGLDYIKNKPWSTGYVITKWVDMTGENADRVKAYKNITLLRYADVLLMRAEALIELNKDLQEAGALINQIRDRAGMPHIDMAGQTEMRKKLRHERRIELAYEGLRYYDIVRWRICDQVKSGDMYGFAIRNEETGKRENIFMEKRVWKDHMYVWPIPQDARDLNPSLGQNTGW
- a CDS encoding glycoside hydrolase family 88 protein — its product is MKRLVLLIQLVMLFVPSKYLTAQTRNWDIPPYAEDYAFITNDGAWCWFSDPRAIYVDNKMFGGFVDKEGSIWAFSYNPDTQEKEQFKLSDKFDYDDHANPSIMALPDKRLVLYFSAHGGTKNSPIYYAITEKPADIRSWGKLQNIDPQMPGSLGVCYTNAAMLSEESNRTYLFFRGRNFKPTFVFTDDFKKWSNPVTIVVNDTIYGEQGRPYMKVTTNHKNKIFFAFTDAHPRDRATNSIYFMMYKNGKLCKANGEVISESFDKPVMPSQTDKVYDATKTFDKAWIWDVAFDKEENPVLVYARFSHGRSIHSYWYARWTGSEWKNYKITDAAQCFMRNDYNNKNYLETEENYSGGVYLDHENPSVVYTSRPINNVFEIEKWTFTGNDKDSWISEPLTKDSERDNIRPFVVRNHSGNQPSVLWMYNYKYPGFRAYDCAIRVNQKAKGFDNSLNKEAIKTVATQVADWQVRDYQTAPFSSNVARGWRNGVLYNGMFDWAELSGDNKYFKYLEGVFNKEYWQVGNRMYNADDICVAQAYLDMYVRFKKENMLTPTLARAEWVIEHQPTGNIDITKGHSDRWWWCDALFMAPAVYSRLYAITGNADFMKFADKEFKATYEHLYDKEEKLFFRDGNYLDKREANGEKVFWGRGNGWVMGGLAEILKTLPEKDKKYRPYYLNLFREMSRRVAELQCEDGFWRASMLDTETYTDPETSSTGLFVYALTYGVNQGYLSKEEYLPVILKGWEALVASVDTEGKVCWVQPVGQDPKRIEKRMTQVYGTGGFLMAACEIYKLTEKMK